Genomic window (Roseivirga sp. 4D4):
AATAAGAGCTAATGGGGAAGCATCCAACCATAGAACTATTAGAAAGGCTTAATGACGCGCTCATTTATGCCCTTGAATCAGCTACTTGCTTGGCTATACTGTATCTGGCATATTACTTTCTACTCAGGAAAGAAAAGAGCTTTCAATACAATAGATTCTATTTGTTGGCAGCAATATTATTCTCGGTTTCTTTCCCATTACTGGAGATCGATTACAATCCTGCAAATACTCCTGCCGTACTCAATTCTATACACCAGGTGGGTAATGAAGTAGGGAGTGAACCAATAATTGAAGCAGACAGAGCCTACTCTTATACCATAACAGCGCAATCGGAACGCCCATTCCTGCTCTGGTGGGAAGCACTATTAGTGCTATATGTGAGTGGAGTGGTCATTGGCTTATCCAAATTGCTACTGCAGATCAGGTCGTTTAAGGAAATCATTTGGTTTAAGAGACATAGAACACGGTATAAAGTAAAAGGAGACTACTTTCTCGTAAAAACGGATGGCTCCATGCCTACTTTTTCATTCTTCAAGTATTTGTTTTGGGACAATACAGTTTCTCTTACGCAAGAGGAGAAGCAACAGGTTATGGATCACGAAATGGTCCATATTAAAGAGAAGCACTCTTACGATATCATGCTCATAGAGTTGTTAAAAGTGTTTTTCTGGTTCAACCCATTCATGTACCTATACAAGCTATTGCTGGAAGAAAGCCATGAGTATCTAGCCGATAGAAAAGTCGCCCTAGAAAGAGGCAAAGAAGTGTACAGCAGACTATTGGTAAAGACGGTGTTCCGTAAAATGGGCTTAGAATATGGAAGTTACTTTGGCAAAAATCAAACAGTCAAAAGAGTTCAAATGTTGGCTAAAACCAAGAAGGTAAACTTCTTGAGATTGCTAATTCCTCTTCCTTTGATCGCATTATTGTTCTTCATTTTCTCTTTCGAAGCTGCCTTGCCTGATGGTTTGACTATCAATGGTTACCAGATTGAAAACAACACCTTTGGGGCATCTGATATTGCTCCAGCACCAGTCAAAGGGGCTAAAAACTGGGAAGAGTTTATCGAAGAAAATATCGCATACCCTGGTGAGGTGATTGCGAATCAATTGAACGGTGAAGTCGAAGTAAAATTCACTGTAAACAAAGAAGGTCTTCTAGAGAACCTTCGCTTTTCTCAGAGACTTGGAGCGGAATACGAGAGACAAGTTATAAATGCACTTGCAAGAGCAGGTAAATGGACACCAGGTATTAAAGATGGCGAGGTTCAAGAGACGAACATTGTCCTTCCTATTGAATTAAAAAGATCTTAATACTTTCGATTGAAAACCTCAGAAGCCACAAAGGCTTTCTTTGCATCATCAAGACTTGAAAACATCTCTCTGAAATCTTCTTGATCGACTTCCTCCTCTATCTCATACCCTTTAAAAGAAGCCATAGGCTTATCCATCTTTCTTAGAGCAGGTTTTGGAGCTGGCTTAGGTGTATCATAAACCTTGACAGGGGGTGCAGGAACTTCCGGGACAGGCTCCAACTGAGGTTCTTCACGAATCGTCCTTTGACCAGTAAATTCTTCCAGAAGTTCTTCAAAAGTAGGCTTCCTTGAGACAGGTGGTGGGCCTACCGTTTCCGGGTCAGAATGTCGCCCTCTTTTCGGCTGACTTTTACCCTGCTGATTCTTCTTTTTAGCACCAGTAAAAATAAAATATATGATTCCAAGAATTAGATAAAGAGCGGTGCTAAAGTCGAAGTCCATGACACTAGCAAATCTAAGAATTAATTCTAATTTTGCTAGCTATACCTATTTTTTACGGATTCTAGTTAATGCAACTTACCAAACTTGAAATAAAAGGATTTAAGAGCTTTGGAGACAAGGTAGTAATCAATTTCGATGAAGGTATTACAGGCATTGTTGGCCCCAA
Coding sequences:
- a CDS encoding M56 family metallopeptidase, giving the protein MGKHPTIELLERLNDALIYALESATCLAILYLAYYFLLRKEKSFQYNRFYLLAAILFSVSFPLLEIDYNPANTPAVLNSIHQVGNEVGSEPIIEADRAYSYTITAQSERPFLLWWEALLVLYVSGVVIGLSKLLLQIRSFKEIIWFKRHRTRYKVKGDYFLVKTDGSMPTFSFFKYLFWDNTVSLTQEEKQQVMDHEMVHIKEKHSYDIMLIELLKVFFWFNPFMYLYKLLLEESHEYLADRKVALERGKEVYSRLLVKTVFRKMGLEYGSYFGKNQTVKRVQMLAKTKKVNFLRLLIPLPLIALLFFIFSFEAALPDGLTINGYQIENNTFGASDIAPAPVKGAKNWEEFIEENIAYPGEVIANQLNGEVEVKFTVNKEGLLENLRFSQRLGAEYERQVINALARAGKWTPGIKDGEVQETNIVLPIELKRS